A single genomic interval of Corylus avellana chromosome ca10, CavTom2PMs-1.0 harbors:
- the LOC132163952 gene encoding zinc finger CCCH domain-containing protein 24, with amino-acid sequence MAASPNKEPSPTQTLNPQPSAPLQMDGHDSTTQPSSPLQQEPSNSQPTSADDAVSCGEKRKREDPSLHPLWKTSLCSYFRRNSGSCSHGSACRYAHCEEELRPRPDNTWDPTSERVKKALRSEESEKREGPEEEDIMMTEVVDDDDDGDNDNGGGCLDPGLSKCLVHLPRNWNSENLRNFLGEQGVHFKSAKKKKGMTVGFASFEDAEQVKTAQEELKGKSIGNKNLKIADVIPRSFDKKIRSTAALPLNGQQTGEPALDGENAGVAISSNGIGDGDTNDDNKSDSAVDGSVSRARSARDVVTPLAHMPYGDQLEQKKNSLMQILKRLTRNARKACPNGVSLPEWVLKSREIGGLPCKLEGILESPLVNGYRNKCEFSVGYSVQGILTVGFMLGNFRHGVTAVEEPVDCPNVSGIACKYASIFQEFLQQSQLPSWNRFKNTGFWRQLTVREGKTLGKVVDVENSDASISEVMLVVQVCSVGFDDAVITGEFKRLAQAFAAGATANSPSLPLTALVVQDHQGISNAAPADAPLRQLSIPIAGGPELEATNDVVEARIHDCIGNLRFCISPTAFFQVNTLAAEKLYSLAGDWADLGPDTLLFDVCCGTGTIGLTLAHRVGMVIGIEMNASAVSDAFRNAEINGIKNCKFVCAKAEDVMGSLLKEYLNAPQKLDEISDTSGTNDKETTSAGEKDTLINKALDPKESTSHDLVNNKNASDCSENGGQEAESQLHRNCASESGNTSVQQFKNVVAIVDPPRVGLHPIVIKALRTHPRLRRLVYISCNPESLVANAIELCTPSPEKIEKGNKNNRGWRNMSSAGLARHRAKSMPVSEPFQPVRAMAVDLFPHTPHCEMVMLLER; translated from the exons ATGGCGGCATCTCCGAATAAAGAACCATCTCcaacccaaaccctaaaccctcaACCCTCCGCTCCTCTCCAAATGGACGGCCACGATTCGACCACCCAACCCTCTAGCCCACTCCAACAAGAACCGTCCAATTCCCAACCAACATCGGCGGATGACGCCGTTTCATGCGGCGAAAAGCGAAAGCGAGAGGACCCGTCCCTCCACCCACTGTGGAAGACAAGCCTCTGTTCCTACTTCAGGCGCAACTCGGGGTCGTGCAGCCACGGCTCCGCGTGCAGGTACGCGCACTGCGAGGAGGAGCTCCGACCGCGCCCTGACAACACGTGGGACCCTACCTCGGAGCGCGTGAAGAAGGCGCTGAGGTCCGAGGAGAGCGAGAAGCGCGAAGGTCCGGAGGAGGAGGATATCATGATGACTGAGGTGGTTGATGACGACGATGATGGTGATAATGATAATGGCGGTGGTTGCTTGGACCCTGGGCTCAGCAAGTGCTTGGTGCATTTGCCGAGGAACTGGAACTCCGAAAATTTGAGGAACTTTCTTGGCGAGCAG GGAGTTCACTTTAAATctgcaaagaaaaagaaaggaatgaCTGTGGGTTTTGCGAGTTTTGAAGATGCAGAACAAGTGAAAACTGCACAGGAG GAACTGAAAGGAAAATCTATTGgcaacaaaaatttaaagattGCTGATGTCATTCCTAGATCATTTGATAAGAAAATTAGATCAACAGCGGCTCTCCCTCTAAATGGCCAGCAAACTGGGGAACCTGCATTGGATGGAGAGAATGCAGGAGTAGCTATATCTTCTAATGGGATTGGGGACGGTGATACAAATGATGACAATAAAAGTGATTCAGCAGTTGACGGTTCCGTTTCAAGGGCAAGGAGTGCCCGGGATGTTGTGACTCCCCTCGCTCATATGCCTTATGGTGATCAGTTGGAGCAGAAAAAGAACTCTCTCATGCAGATTCTCAAAAGACTT ACTAGAAATGCACGAAAAGCGTGTCCTAATGGTGTTTCACTTCCAGAATGGGTTCTCAAATCTAGGGAGATAG GTGGTCTTCCATGCAAGCTAGAGGGTATACTTGAATCACCACTTGTAAACGGGTACCGCAACAAGTGCGAGTTCTCTGTTGGATATTCTGTTCAGGGCATACTAACAGTGGGATTCATGCTCGGTAACTTTAG GCATGGCGTGACAGCAGTTGAAGAACCCGTGGACTGCCCCAATGTTTCTGGAATTGCCTGCAAATATGCTTCTATCTTCCAGGAATTCTTGCAACAATCACAATTACCAAGTTGGAACAGATTTAAGAATACTGGATTTTGGCGTCAATTAACG GTTCGGGAGGGAAAGACCCTGGGGAAGGTTGTTGATGTTGAAAATTCTGATGCCAGCATTTCAGAGGTCATGCTTGTTGTTCAG GTTTGCTCTGTGGGCTTCGATGATGCTGTAATAACTGGTGAATTTAAGAGGCTGGCTCAAGCTTTTGCTGCAGGAGCTACAGCAAATTCTCCATCTTTGCCTCTAACAGCTTTGGTTGTTCAG GATCACCAAGGAATATCAAATGCTGCACCGGCTGATGCCCCCTTGCGCCAACTGTCCATTCCTATAGCAGGTGGTCCTGAATTGGAGGCAACCAATGATGTTGTAGAGGCAAGAATTCATGACTGTATAGGCAATCTTCGGTTCTGTATATCTCCCACAGCTTTTTTCCAG GTTAATACTCTTGCTGCGGAGAAGCTGTATTCACTCGCTGGGGATTGGGCTGATTTGGGTCCTGATACCTTGCTATTTGATGTATGCTGTGGGACTGGAACTATTGGGCTGACTTTAGCCCATCGTGTTGGTATG GTTATTGGCATTGAAATGAATGCTTCTGCAGTTTCAGATGCTTTTAGGAATGCTGAAATTAATGGAATTAAGAACTGTAAATTTGTTTGTGCAAAG GCAGAGGATGTGATGGGGTCATTATTGAAAGAGTACCTAAATGCACCTCAGAAGCTAGATGAGATTTCAGATACTTCTGGAACTAATGACAAAGAAACCACTTCTGCTGGAGAGAAAGATACCTTAATTAACAAAGCACTAGACCCTAAAGAAAGCACAAGTCATGATCttgtaaataataaaaatgctTCTGATTGTTCAGAAAATGGAGGACAAGAAGCTGAAAGCCAACTCCACAGGAATTGCGCTTCTGAAAGTGGGAATACTTCTGTACAGCAGTTTAAAAATGTTGTTGCTATTGTTGATCCTCCACGTGTTGGACTTCATCCGATT GTGATAAAAGCTCTGAGAACTCATCCTCGTCTGAGGAGGCTTGT TTACATTTCCTGCAATCCTGAAAGCTTGGTGGCTAATGCTATTGAGCTTTGCACACCATCTCctgagaaaattgagaaaggGAATAAAAACAACCGGGGATGGAGAAATATGAGTAGTGCTGGTCTAGCACGGCACAGGGCCAAGTCGATGCCCGTTTCAGAGCCATTCCAACCTGTAAGAGCCATGGCTGTTGATCTTTTCCCACATACTCCACACTGTGAAATGGTGATGCTCCTAGAAAGGTAG